In one Thermoplasmataceae archaeon genomic region, the following are encoded:
- a CDS encoding thermopsin has protein sequence MKSKRIVVLSTVIVFLLSLSFTSGVIGGAGHSGMMAVPATTHSMTKGGVPTNTFITQSKVDVSKLYKNEPAPMGIADFGIGPSGSSYSYNSSSFEGIINVNSLSTYNSSLNPDKYYGGYYGLSFQLNTVLTFSLAGKSYVYWTQDVVLFSVQNYTPMIINNIWNFSSSSSYLHPGSISGNGTLYTTSNSPLQNFYIATASHSLQGSYKNLTANFTLELRMTASLASGKPQVAFQYNDGFGWQTFDTPVFTFAEGATIPVFLVDGNSYTPLGTYYDSELILGGPAGSSNTSAVGGNLSLQLMYWNGHNYQNVPNAFNHGSDTAEGINNVAVTEGPASGGVSPSANMGAGTGSLGMIYNSSSVSFLNVNVLGFTSGSLLLNGTSYQFTGSYVNVTIMPGTYDATIVSSNQIYRIGNFTISAGQTLNLFSGRIYQITFTETGLPYGTAWSVKIYNYSGIENTFSSKLSTLSFGVQNGTYSYSVSSSDSNYVNSTIGQFTINGSDHSTISVVFQKVNVSGFTTGVVAIAIMLVALIGIGLWLRRRK, from the coding sequence ATGAAGTCCAAGAGGATCGTGGTGTTGTCCACTGTTATCGTGTTTTTACTTTCGTTATCATTTACTTCTGGAGTTATCGGTGGAGCAGGGCATTCAGGGATGATGGCAGTTCCCGCTACAACGCATTCTATGACAAAAGGGGGCGTTCCGACTAATACATTCATTACCCAGTCAAAAGTGGATGTATCAAAACTCTACAAGAACGAACCCGCTCCAATGGGGATAGCAGATTTCGGGATCGGGCCTTCGGGTTCTTCTTACTCATATAACAGCTCCTCGTTTGAGGGTATTATAAACGTAAATAGCCTGTCAACTTATAATAGCAGCCTGAACCCAGATAAATATTATGGAGGCTATTACGGCCTATCTTTCCAGCTCAACACGGTCCTGACCTTTAGCCTGGCGGGGAAGAGTTACGTGTACTGGACTCAGGACGTGGTTCTGTTCAGTGTGCAGAATTATACACCCATGATAATAAATAACATCTGGAATTTCTCGTCAAGTTCATCTTATCTACACCCTGGATCAATCTCGGGAAACGGTACACTATACACCACATCTAATTCTCCTCTACAGAATTTCTATATTGCAACTGCTTCTCACAGTTTACAAGGTTCTTATAAAAACCTGACTGCCAATTTCACGTTGGAACTGAGGATGACTGCATCACTTGCGTCAGGCAAGCCGCAGGTGGCTTTCCAGTATAATGATGGTTTCGGGTGGCAGACCTTTGATACGCCTGTTTTCACGTTTGCCGAAGGAGCAACCATTCCTGTATTCTTGGTGGATGGCAACAGCTATACACCGCTAGGGACGTACTATGACTCTGAACTCATATTGGGTGGGCCTGCTGGGAGTTCCAATACCTCCGCGGTCGGCGGAAACCTTTCGCTGCAGCTTATGTACTGGAACGGCCACAATTACCAGAATGTTCCAAATGCATTCAATCACGGAAGCGACACTGCAGAAGGAATAAACAACGTCGCAGTCACTGAGGGGCCTGCTTCCGGGGGCGTTTCACCATCAGCGAACATGGGTGCCGGTACCGGCAGCCTTGGCATGATATACAACAGTTCTTCTGTCTCTTTTCTCAATGTTAACGTTCTTGGATTTACGAGCGGTTCCCTATTACTGAATGGAACAAGTTACCAGTTCACAGGCTCTTATGTGAATGTAACAATTATGCCTGGGACTTATGACGCAACGATTGTCTCGTCAAATCAAATTTATAGAATTGGCAATTTCACGATATCAGCCGGGCAGACACTGAATCTGTTTTCAGGCAGGATTTATCAGATCACATTCACTGAAACAGGTCTTCCCTATGGAACGGCGTGGTCTGTGAAGATCTACAACTATTCCGGGATTGAAAACACCTTCAGTTCAAAGCTGTCAACATTATCTTTTGGGGTTCAGAACGGAACCTATTCCTACAGCGTGAGTTCGTCTGACTCAAATTACGTGAACTCGACAATTGGGCAGTTCACAATTAATGGTTCAGACCATTCAACAATCAGTGTTGTTTTTCAAAAGGTAAACGTTTCTGGATTTACAACTGGTGTTGTGGCAATTGCCATTATGCTGGTAGCGCTCATAGGGATAGGGCTCTGGTTGAGACGGAGAAAGTGA